ACTATTGTAGGACGAATATAACGGCAAAGAACGTGCTAGACAATGATGCAATGTGAAGaactttctctctttctattTCCCAAGGAACTCATATAACACATTATGATTACCAACATATCTGGCAACGATTGAGAACTCCCAACGCAAATTTGTCATTACAAAAGAAATATCAGGTTTATGGATATACAATGCCAAACTTAATTCAAGCAAGGATTTTTGTTCTCCAAGCTACTTAGTCGCTTGCCCTGAGTAAATTCCAAAACATAAACTGATAAACTTTAAACAGCTAAGCAAAATATTTGGTGTTAAGCAGGCAAAGTCGTTTTTATCTCCAGTCTCTCTCttacaattacaaaatgaGGCATACAAGGGAAGTTAACTCAGTACCTCAGTGCAGATCCCAACGACCTCTTCAACAGAGTCTTCATACAAATCTTTCTTGGAAAGCTTATTCAGGAGATGGGTCCTAAACTTTTCTGTCTCCTGGACCCCAAAAAAACCATAAATCGaataaaaatcaattatttttagagaaggaaaagatgGTGAGTTGTAAGAGACTCACTTCATCAGCAAATTCAGGAATTGGGTCGGGAAATTTGTATTCTGCTGCTCTGCATATTTGCTTTCTTAACGACAAAGATGACGAAGATGAAGAAAGGTATCTGACACTAGTTGGTCTAAATCTCCATGACAAGCTTAACGAAACCCTAACACTTGAAAccgaagaggaagaagaaggcagGAAGGAAGAGGATGAGTCAAGTTTTGAAGGAGTTACAGATAGAAGCGGAGCTACACTACTCCAGCTCATCTCTTTCCCTTCTCTTATCTAAAACCTCCTCTAAATCTTAGCAATGTCTGCTCTTGGAAttatgggattttattatAAGGCTGACAGCCTCGCTATTCTTATATTACAATTTCACCCCTGCCCCAGGGAGTAGANGAGCTGCCATTTTCACAATTTAGGACAAGAGaagagtttttatcaaaaatagtcaaaatttaccttttattttcataaatgtcaatttttaaaaaaatttcaaaaattgaaaaacactCACCTAAATAGACTCAAATGCCctcaaaactaaaacccacgtgaacctaaaaaaataaaacgtgcaatctttgttttcatttgatttccAACCTATATTCTCCACTATGTTTCGATCGATGTTATATCATTGGAGGACTTGAACCATGAAGCTTCCCTACAGTGCCCCCAAGCCTATATATCTTTCACTGAGTTGCATAGTAGTACAACTGCTGGTACATGCGTAAGTCATTTGAATCATGATCACCATATGTTTGCTCAAAGTCCTGTGTTTGATGATGCGCTTCTAATTGCTTCGGTGGTACCTTCCTGTTCGAATGATATAACATTGATCGAAACATAGGGGAGTTTACAGGTTGGAAATCATATTCATGGTTCAGTCCTCCAATGATATAACATTGACTgaaactttgtttttatttttgaaataaacTTGAAAACAGAGATGCAGGCTTTGCTTTTTAGATTGACATGGATTTTAGTTTTGAGGGCATTTGAGCATTTTAAAGTGaattttttgctatttttaaaagtttttataaacatTGACATTTATGTAAGTAAAGAGtaaattttgactattttgagaaaaactcaCCAGAGAATGTATTATCTATATCGTGCCAATGCGAACGACAGCAAAAATTGTAGAATCCAGTAACtctgaacttttttttatttttttacttttgcattttattgatttttaacagtaattttcatttttatgtcccattttcatttttttttctttcatctaGCAGTTGTGATTTGTGTCTCTGAAAAATGAGAAGCTCATCATCCTGATCGTTAGACTGTATTTAAATAGGTCTTCGGATTAATTGAAGATAATCATAACAATATCATTCGACAGACTCAAAAATTTTCAAGGGTTTGTATGTGAACAAGACTTTCCCGCTCTCTCGTTGTCTGCAAAATTGGAACTGAAGTGTGTTTCCCTTACAAGGCCGAGTTTGTTACTTTACATGTACACATTGCTCATACAAAACATTCACATGTCACAGATTTCTCTCATGTGGTTCAAGCCAAGGAAACCCAAGGAAATCAAACACCTCCTTTTCTGTGTCAAATTTCAAGCTTGCGCTAGCTCTCACCCCCTGTAACATAAAAGATACAAGCATGCATTCAGTGAACCAGGAAGAGATACAAAGTGGgggaaaagatacaaaaaccAACAAGCCATTACCCGTTTACTGCCGGAAGAGCCATGAGTAGCTGGAAACAACCCTGTATCATCAAGCCGGAATCCTTTAGATTCAGCTAGTAATCTCAACCTGCATTAGATTGTGACAAACTTAAAGATGGTGTATTGAATTTCTCACCAGCAGAAGGAACAAAATAGATAAAATTTTACAAACTTTTCGACTTAGCATTTGGGTGAATAACACTTTACCCCCCAATAGCAGATCAGAAAGTAAAGAAGTGAATGATAACTATGTACAGATTCTAATTGGTATGAGGGAAAAAGTAGATACGGAGAATGTTCAAGTAACACGGATCATCGAGTCGTGATGTTTATAGAATCTGCAAGACAGAGAAATTAAGAGCCTTGCTTTTTCCCTCTAAATTGAGAGGATGCTTAAAAAATATGATACTATGCCTAACATAGTATAGAAGTCAATAAAGAAAACGAACCTCCTATTCAATACATCATTCCCTGTCCAAGCTATTAGTCCAAATGCATATATCTCCAATGGGTAAACCtataaaaacaaaccaaagacATTAGAATATATCAGAAAATTGATCATATATAATAATGTGACTCTCCCATAAACAATCACAAAAAGCAGGCCATAGTGTCCCTGCCTGGGAGGAGGGACATACTACACAAGTATAATTGTACAAgtatgaaatgaaaaatcaaaaaataaagacttTCGGCTAACTTTGTGtgatataataaaaaatgatagAGAGATCACCAAAAACCTTAAGATCTATGCGATGTCGCAACTCTCTTCCTGGATATGTGCAAAGTCCGAAATATGTGTCAACGCCAGAATCAGTACCCTGCTCATgttattgaaaaaagaaatcatgtTACCTCCTCACTATGCGTACTGAAAATCAAATCCTCTCGTAGGAACTTCATATCCTTTAACTGCTTTACATATTTTGGTAGAAAACCTTTGTGACTGAAAACACAGACCAAAGTATGTAATCCtttcaaaactaaaaccaagGAGAAATTTTACTGGTAAATAGCAAGAACACAACTATAGTAGTAGTATCAAAGAATGGGATCTGAAACAATGATGAAAAACATggattaaaaagaaaaatgcaagcTATCCACAAGGAAAATTACAGGCAAATTAAGTAGCATCTAACCAAATTGAGCCCAGGGTATAATGAGAGCTCCCTTTAGCTGGTATACATCATTATTCCAGaatacatgtatttttttagtttttttcaaaaagggATGAGAAACAATGGCTTCATACCTCGTTCCATCAGGATGTGTAATTACAATGTCTAGATCCCCACAAGAAGCTTTCCAGCGTCTATATGATCCACCACATACAATGACCCACCTACAGGTAGATATAGCCCACATACAAATATCAAGCCACACACTAGAAGAGAAGAGCAAGACTAATTCTTTTAAAGAATGGGTCACTGAATGTTACATTGATCCACATTCATTCCTCTAAAAGGTCATACTTAAACAAGGAATTAGAAAAAGCATACGTTCAATTTGGCTCAATTAAATCCAGTATATAGTAGCAGTGCCATGCCAGTGTGAACATGCAAACCCAGTTCTTTTTTGCCTCACATGGCAGTTAGTTCAAACATTATTATATGCTCACCCCGGGCAAAACATTCTCT
The window above is part of the Prunus dulcis chromosome 1, ALMONDv2, whole genome shotgun sequence genome. Proteins encoded here:
- the LOC117614367 gene encoding protein PLASTID REDOX INSENSITIVE 2, chloroplastic-like gives rise to the protein MSWSSVAPLLSVTPSKLDSSSSFLPSSSSSVSSVRVSLSLSWRFRPTSVRYLSSSSSSLSLRKQICRAAEYKFPDPIPEFADEETEKFRTHLLNKLSKKDLYEDSVEEVVGICTEIFSTFLHTEYGGPGTLLVVPFIDMADTLNECGLPGGQQAARAAIKWAQNHVDKDWNEWTGDKN